The DNA window TCCGCATGAGGGACTCAACCCTCTTGTTCCCATGCAGTCTTCTATACTATAGTGCCTTTCATCCCTTACCTTAGAGCCATTCAAAAAGATTTTTGTGTCTATACCCTCCTGCCCAATTTTCATGATATTGTGACATCTAGGTAACACATCAACCACATGATATGCCATAGCTTACCCTCTTCCACTATCTCCTAATGAACTGGCCTAGGTGAATCTCCCAGAACATCTGGTGTCATATAAGGATGTGACACCCTAAAATATCATCGAATGTAGCTGTGTATAACACTTCAATCACTAGGATCTATGGTACTATGTGCCTCATATAGTACCAAATGATAAAGATAGTCGATaaatgtaacatcccgattttattagctatttatttaattagttttatttggtgttttactaattattcatgttattcaattatttagtatgatattatTTAAGTTGAGTTTTgtgctaattggattaattgaattattagtaatattatgagatattagttaatgggcctaatttagttagaaaaaatagattgtgggttaagcccatttatgtgagaaagatagtaagagagaaattaggttagttctcatcaggggcggagccaaggcccagctagcccaggcaggcgcccgggctcaacctctattttctttgtactcccccCGATTTAATAGTaggtttttagacaaaattaagggcaaaattaggggcaaaattagtaaaaatagggtgtgaaaattaaaacagatgaataatcaatggtgtaGAGATTTTGCCCAGGCTGTttaaaattcctggctccgccactgattcTCATAATATTCATTTTGGAAAAAGAGGCtagagagaaaagaagagaaagatgagaagaggaagagaagaggattgtgagattcttgaagattgaaggagtttgaatagaggtaagggtttgaatccaagttcttataggtttatatgattgggtaatgttgtgtatgctttctattcttctatttcatgaatttagaaaatgatagggtttatgtgaaatcaattggatttttgtggtttgttcatgtttaatgtgttgtatgaatgacccatggttagaaacatgtttaggaaccttacatgtgtgctaaatttgctttcaaatgatgtatggatggtgtgtgggttaatgggtgttgtatgaggggattagggaagaaaaatggtgaaatctgagttttcacgcagcCTGGGTCGACCTATGTAGAATCCGAGTTGACCTAAACAACACAGAAagccaaaaatctatttttcttcagtttacgtcgacctaaaggagttttgagtcgacctaaaggaGTTTGTGTCGACCTGGAGGATGTTTGCGTCGACCTAGAGGTTCAATtttgagcagattttgtaaagaccataacttttgatccgtaactctgttttatgcgtcgttcgaagcgttaggatgCTAATGAGATTATCTATGTGATATGATATATTTTGTTGATGTTGAAtggtttaattttgatgttaatatatggataacatgtgacttACTTATGTGTACATgatgaattaatgacttgtgactaatattcatagatgtgttaagtgatgtgatatccatgatatgttaggatgaatatatatactatttgaatgtgccttgtagataatgatcatttaaaggtgtatgtattgagatgtggattgaatacatgtaaatgcttttatgtgcgttacgttttggtatgtgacgaataacaactattggtaagatgtgtggtaatatattcatgatgattgtgactggatatatgatggttgttatgccttgttgtaattgttaattgtgttgtgaatgttgtgtacaattggcggatagtTCATggagttggattattgtggtatgcggtaagttaagattgatgagataatattaattgcataaattgttggtaattgtacatacattcatagcatggtcggctttatggtggaagcggtgaaacttgggttcatatggtaagagacgttgatccttgaatggaaacaggcgtagcagacgtgatccttaattggaaataggcgtgttggctttgatcttgtccggatcgggagcgtggcttggattctagatattgaatcaaaagtggtgaaacgttgggttcacattgggtaccacatgcatagagtcacatgtcttgcattgagtcacattggtgttatgtgatgtttgaacatatgcaattatgtgattgttatgtgtgtataagatgtgataagtgaatttggtgattcatttgatatgaatgattgttgtgttataattgtgatatgtgtgattgaaacatatgtgatgtagatgtgaaattatatgtacttagaatttagatgttggtgaaatatgattatgtacattgtttggtaatcatgtatgattatgtggaattgaatgaaCTAGGTTGTATggcatgaacatgtgaatcttgattaatggcatatgatgcatgtttatgtgaagagtgatgaattcttgaaatgcattcttgttgtgttttacattcccaTATCATGtttatctataagaagttgaattctcacccttctgtttgaatgttatcctttgttggtaacgtgcaggtttcgcgGATAGtaatgcttcgaaggaggcttagcttagagatttagatctcttgtagaatgacgtgactaagtagtcacctgtgctctggtcatatgtaacacatggggttgggtttatattttataactcgTCGTTATGAGACAGTTGTCTACTCATATTGTATTTCGTATTTGAATACGTTATTTtgttaatgtgtggccttgagccatGATGTttagacatggtggatgatgtatgggaatcatccgactttaccatttatttgatgagatgattattccgctgtgatttgcatgttgttttaaatcccatgttatttggaaatgaccattgcatgtttaaagataaagtgtttgttttattttgaaatatgtgtaacgtcctcgtgagatgcatgcttctttactctgatttacgcaaatgtatgccttatttgtttagtatagagtTGGGGGTGTTACAATAAACATGGTATCCATATCTCTACATGTCACAGCAGGAAGAGCATATTGTCGAGGGTCTTCGTTAATAAATTACATGTAGCTGAATGCTCATCAGGCTGCAACTGACGAGAAATCTTCCGACCATGATTGATGCATTTTAAAGCATCACGGTCCTACAAGACAGTATTTCATCATCagaaacttcaaatattataacaaacatattttttaaataatggaTACATCTGAATTATAAAACTGAGGTTCCCTTGGAAGTATTCTAGTAGGAGCACCGGTAGACACTTAATATTGGCCCACTTAGGAATATGTGTTTCCAATgcaacatcccgaaaattcttatttaattaatttaatcaagttttaaattaattatgggaaattaacattttgttgaattatgtggaaaaataataaaatgttaagttattgggccatgcggtggaattagtaaagtggggggtgtaattgtgtaagagcccatttctaattttaagtttttcataaaataaaggaaaacaagaggagaaggaaaaattagaacgtgaaaaccaaaagctgtgagaagaggagctgaagaacgtgaaggagaaccaaagaggaagaggaaccaattcaagaatttggcttaGGTAAGGGGGACTTGtctaattatcatctattatcgggttaggggttgataatactgaatagatgtggaattcggttcgattgagtcatatgataggtttagggattgagtcaattgtgtgatgtttgatctctatgtttgaatctatgatgtttgcgttgttatggtctcaattgatgtgtaattggtgtattttgagatgtattttgtgtggtttgtgcattctaattccctaggttcgtactggtatgaattgggtgtgtttggaatgtgtagaatgttgttttctgcaggttggggtttctgaaatcgccggttcgcgccgcgtacatagggttggcgccgcgaacaggtgggcagagtgCCAGggagttgtgatacgctcaggtcgcgccgcgtgcctgtattcgcgccgcgaaggcgtaacttttcctcgcttcgcgccgcgtgtggatgtttgcgccgcgaacagcttggcagggagccaaggaattcttgggacgctcagttcgcgccgcgaactgatgatggcgccgcgtgctgttggttttgagatatttttgaaaagttcaaagatgcataactttttaactgttggtccgtttgatgtgccgtttcgagctaaacgaaccttataggataacctatatgatgatgattgaatggttttaaaatgatgaaaatacatgtatgctattcttattgaatatgatgattggtgcaaatatgtgtatgttttgtatatgatgatgatggaattgtgattgaataatgttaaatatatatgaacatacttgaatgatgatgatgatgatgttgatgattgatgatgatggtggtataagtatgttatatatgttgcattcattcatgttcattgatgatactgtatccataagggtgtgttggatcagtgaagggcatgattcccattgtgtggaatttgtgctggcagggccgtatcttggacgatgttggatcggtcatgggttattcccatttgatgatgttggtaccacatgcatagtgtcagttcatacatatgcatactttataacatgattggatgtattccagtgttgtaaatgctgatgatgtgttgattgttgtttgattgttttgaatgtctgtttatgaaacaattgggtgaacgatacaattgtgatgtgttattgctttataaccttataacatttgttaattatgatgagactcacccttacatgttgtcattttcagattgaggatagcggctgttcgactcggtgaggattagctcatgagtcagggtcttagttagcgtcaggtgtcatgctctgatagttgtaacactggggacgcgattgtttagagtttatgattatgactctagttatgtttttgatgttttgaaggataagttttaaagatgttaaacttagtccgtttttgataaatctccgctgtgtgaacatgaaacgttttaaattatgatgattacctcagtgaatgcatgacatgactgactgatgtttatttattatgaattgtggcacccttatttcatgtactctgaataattgttttaaaattgccgcggggttagtaagggggtGTTACATCCAACATCTTGTTGTGAGTGGTCATAGCGTCGACTTTTTTCGACAACAACTTTATCACCTTATTAGTATGGATGTTCTAATTTAAGAACTCCTTGTTTTGATGGCTTTGGGGCATGATAAAGTTCTTCATCATTCGTTCTAGGTTCGACTTTTAAGAGTAGTAGAGGCTCCTTTTTTGCCTTAAAAATTAGGTGAAGTAACTGGTGGAAGATTGGGCACGAACGTAGGATTGTTGTTCCTGTAGGAGAAATTTGGATGATTTCTCCATCCAGGATTATACATGTTGGAATACGAGTTCCCTTGTTGTGcgtaattgaaaattctagtaaaacacactcgatgtcaaactggatgttatgacatccacaattacgcagcacagacaataataataaacaacataaaatagtaaagaacacacataattgtttacccagttcggttcaaacaacctactctgggggctaccaagccaaggatgaagtccactattagcagtatcaattcagagctaaactcccagtttacaactcctcacttaatcactacccaatgacccttctacctagatatgtaatatctccattccactcccccccaatcacagcagtgataacacatacacaataaacaaatacagatagaagacacacttcaaaaacacaccttgatctgcttaaaagcttcaatcaagagacacatactcgtgcttaaaagcttagagtgacacaactaaaaacataaactaattccaacgcaatcatcaaagacaatagCGTGAatcacaagagacagttacagaacaaccGTTCTTCataatacacaatcttctgtttgcgttccaaattaggattgcaggtctttttatatgcagtcttgggccttgggcttttttagaaacacattagggttaacaaagttaacctaattcacacgccaactatctattacacaatgtgctgtcagtaggatcttctggacgaaatatgcagcactcaataaaaagtttcctaaactgataaaaaggataaatcaggaaacacaattaataaacaataacagctcctgctgtcacacatggatgtcatgacatcgatcatgacattcattacaagacctgtattagctccacacatatatgcaacctgcataaacacaatcaaccaggtatgttttaccaataatgcagccaacatgcaaaacACCTTCAATAATCTACTTGATCTGGGCCATGCTCGACTAACAATTGACACTCAAGAGTAATGTATCCAAGGGGCTCCACAGAGTTTACAACTAGGAGTCACATCAACTATGGTAGCCGCGAGGTTGATGCTTAAGTTGTCTAGCTTTTGATATAGGGAATCCACTTTAGCGTTCATATGATCGGAGTTACTAACTTCGTTCATCCCTCATTTCAATTGTGTTTTCTCCAAGGGAACACGTTCACTCATCCACTGGTAATAGTTATGAGTCGTGTTTTTCGATAAGGTCATAGACTTCATTGAAAGGTTTATTCATTAGTGCCCCTCCAACAGCGGCATCAAAGACCATTCTCATGTTATAAGCCGACCATGTAGAATGTATGAATTGTTAGCCACTTTCTCTAATTCACGTTTTGGTGAAGATGACAATCACATAGGGttagtttttttaaaagaaaaatatgttaGGAAGTTCTGTTTCTCACGGGAATAAAGATGAAATTAATGTTGAAAGGTAAATGAAAAATTAGAATATAGTTATATGAAATATACATGAAAAAAAATCTTTCACGTTGGATTTTAGTGCAAACTGAAAAAATAGATAAacttaaagtaaaaaaaataaatagaaaaagtcattaaaaaaattgatataaatgCTATTTCCATTTGACGTGCAATCTAACTCAGagaataaacaaatttaaaattaaaaaataaatagaaaaataaaggcTAATTGAAACAATGAGAGATTTAAGTAATTGATTGAATGAAATCAATATTTTCATTTGTAAAAAGTTACACAAATTTTGTTGTAAAAGGTATTTTTTTTCCATCCACCAAAGATTAAtttaatgattttgaagaaattaaaaaaaagggAAAGATGTCAGCTCAAATAATGTAACGCTTAGTCTCTGACACATAggaaagataaataaaaaatagaaaaacaaaaaataggaATCGAAGCGTGAACCCTAATAAACTTATTTCCTCGGTTGGTTAAACACACATTGGGAACAATttgtattttgaaaaataaacaataaaacgcGATGCTCACATGAAATATATATAGTTATTTGTTGGTCGAGGTGAAAACTTCATAAAATATAGTGGTTTTATTGAAGATTGATTCAAGCTTCGGTGATGGTAGGAAAGTGGTTGATGTTTAAATCGACATTACCTTTGATCTAGGCAAAATATTCTTTTTGGTCCTCATTTTAACTTTGGAGTTCATTTTGGtctcttaacttcaaaaagtgtcatattggtcccttaactcttcaaaagatgtcattttagtccttttggtCACATTAGCGagtgaaaaactcaaaaattggtcgctaaatcAGTCACTAATATGACAAAAAAGACTAAAGtgacaccttttgaagaattaagggaccaatatgacacttttgaagttaaaggaccaaaatgaAACCCGAGATTAACATGAGAGACCAAAAAAAGATATTTTGCCTTTCATCTATGATAAAGTTCCCCTCCACTAAAAAATAATTGATTATAGACAAAAGTTAAGGTAaagaattattataatatatcttaaaatcaaatatattttaataggCATATTTtcgagagaaaaaaaatatacattgaccatgtaaaataattttaaactatCAACCAATCACCAGTATATATCATGCGAAATCATCTTGATGAATTCTCAATGACATTGTAATATTAGTGCACTACCTTAACCTCTATTTTCAAACTTTTTCATGTTAAGATTTTGATAAATTGTAAATATAGTTTGTCTCATATTTTATTTAGGTGAATTCTTATATACCCAACACAAAAAGTTGGATAGAGTTACCTCTAgtgtaaaatgcattgaaaacaacCAAAAAGTGtatcatttaataaatatttaaagattaTAAAATTAAATGGCGTTATATGATTGGTTGAAGGTATATTACCCATCTTTTTTGGGTGGGTAGAGAAGTCCTTAAAGTTTTAGTGAAATGGAACGTTTATGTTGAATTGAATCCTTTTATATTCTCGATGCTTATAACAACACTTTTTTTCAACTACTAATAAACAGTTGAATTCATACAAATACTAAGCACCAATTCTTTCTTTGTTTCTCAAAGCCTTTCACTTCACCCAAACTACCACCAAAATCCGCGGCAGCGCCACCATCGTGGCCTGTCGCGCCTCCGCAACCATCTATCATTCTTTCTCAATTCCCTTCCTCCGCCCCCTCCACAAACCCAAACTCCTCTTCTTCCCAAACCCTAGCCCGCCGCATTCGAACCTGTCCAAAATGGCGTACGGCGGTGCAGGTCCTGTCGGTGGCGGTGGTTCTAATGTAACTCCGGCGATTAAGCAAGTGAAATTGGAAAAGGAATGCGAACTGAGAATTGAAGTCGGTAACGATGCACCCCTTCGCCTTCGACTCCTTAACGGCACTGCTGAGATTTTTGGTACCGAGCTTCCCCCTGAAATCTGGCTCAATTTTCCTCCCAAGCTCAAATTTGCTGTAACTCCTCTTTTCCCTGAAATCTACCATTTTTATTAACACAGTTCTCTTTAAGCTTCTCGatcttcaaatatttttctactGCTAGATTCATTAATGGTTTTTGTGTGTGGCAGGTATTTACTTGGTTTGGGGCAACCATTGAAATGGACGGTGCTACTGAAACTGATTACACTGCGGATGAGGTAAATCACTATGGAAGGAACTACTTACTTGGATTGGAATGGATTTATAAATAATGGATGGAGTGGAATGAAACATGATAGAATCCATCCCTTTTCATCCAATtctcgttttttttttttcatccgATTTGTGGTGTATGCATTGGAATgagatattttaaacaaaataaccaAATAACGGAGTGTGATTTATATTCCGCTCTGCTATGTTatgttccatcaatccaaatataGCCTTTATGTGAAGTGCTTAGTAAAAACATGAAATGACTGATTTATTAATTAGTGACAGAGGAGATTCAactttttctttgcttttttAATTGCAGACACCAATGGTTAGTTATGTAAATGTGCATGCTATATTAGATGGAAGAAGGGACCGTGCCAAAAAATCACCTTCAGACGACCCTGTATTGTCTCAGGTAATTTTATTGTGTCTTGTGATCAGTGTTGTCGATGTCGGATGGCGTTCTTTGACagagagccaaaatcccgccatTCCAGCCGCTTTACGGCGAAGTTATGGTGGGAATGCACACAATATTGGCTGATATTTACTGCAATTTATCATTGGGGTGAGCCCAAAAACCATCATGTTTATCTGCCATAGCACTGCCATGGTGGATATTTGATAACACTGCTTGTGATTAGAAGATTAGATGCTATGATGTGTTTGCTGGTGTTGACTATTTTATTCGTTTTGCTTGTTTTGTATGGCTTTTCTTTTGCACTGTCGGTGCATCTTTCGGATGCTTTCTTTTTTATGAACTATTAtgcttaagagttttaaaacttgTGCTTTTATTATAGATTTATGTGTTTTGAAGAGTAAAATTATTAATTCCTTTTAGGTTTATGATGTATAGCTTGTTGTAGTATGTGAATTAAGTTTCAGTTGATTTGATTGGCCAGGGCCCTAGGGTGATTGTTGTAGGGCCTACAGATTCTGGAAAGAGTACCTTGTCAAGGATGCTTCTTAGTTGGGCAGCTAAACAAGGTTGGAAGCCCACCTTTGTTGACTTGGATATTGGCCAAGGATCTATTACAGTTCCTGGATGCATTGCTGCCACTCCAATTGAAATGCCCATTGATCCTGTCGAGGGAATTCCACTTGAAATGCCTCTTGTTTACTTTTATGGACACACATCGCCGAGGTAGTTATTACTGTAATTCTTATCACATTTTGAACTATGAATTGGCCAAATCACATGTGAACATACACATTCATTTGAAGTTATATAACTCATTAATAGCACACGAAGGAAATGAGAATCTAATCACGAAACATTGTTTTTGCAGTAATAATGTAGAATTGTATAAAGTGCTTGTCAAGGAGCTCGCAGCGATACTGGAAAGACAATTTACTGGAAATACTGAATCTCGAGCGGCTGGAATGGTGATAAATACCATGGGATGGATAGAGGGAGTAGGCTATGATGTAAATAACTTTGGAACCTTTCCTTACTGTTGAATAGAACTCTTCTAAAATATGGAATATACTGCTATTTAATATATCTTGATTAAAGTGGTCTCTCTTCTCTCTCCTATGAAGCACGAATACTCTGAACACACACCGACACATGTAATGACAAGTGTCGATGTAGGTGTCCGACACAGACACAAACACCTCTTTTCATAAGTGTCAGTGCTGTAGGCTCTCTCTAACTAATTCATTTGGTGGTATTTTATTGCAGTTGCTATTACATGCAATCCGTACATTCCAGGCCAATGTTGTCTTGGTTTTGGGTCAGGTAGTAGACTTATCTCGATTCAATATCTGCATCATTGTATTTTCCTTACATTTATGCATCATTCTTCCTCATAACAAACACATTGATTTCTCACAATTGAAACAGAAGAATCTTAAGAGTGGTTCTGTATACTATAATTTTTGTAAACTCAGTCTCAGGCTTTTCCTTTAAACTCCTTATAGGAAAAACTGTGTAGCATGCTCAGAGATGTGCTTAAGGGTGAGCCTAAAGTAGATGTTGTGAAACTTCAGAGGTCAGGTGGAGTTGTATCTAGGAATGCGAAGTTCCGTCAGAAGACCAGAAGTTCTAGGACAAGGGTAAGCCTACTTTTCCACTTTTCAATGTTTTCTGCATGCAAAAAAAGTTTAATTGTCTGctctatatatttttcatttttagagCATTTTGATTATTTAATGCGAGGCAAAAGGGCAACAATGGTTGA is part of the Vicia villosa cultivar HV-30 ecotype Madison, WI linkage group LG2, Vvil1.0, whole genome shotgun sequence genome and encodes:
- the LOC131649003 gene encoding protein CLP1 homolog encodes the protein MAYGGAGPVGGGGSNVTPAIKQVKLEKECELRIEVGNDAPLRLRLLNGTAEIFGTELPPEIWLNFPPKLKFAVFTWFGATIEMDGATETDYTADETPMVSYVNVHAILDGRRDRAKKSPSDDPVLSQGPRVIVVGPTDSGKSTLSRMLLSWAAKQGWKPTFVDLDIGQGSITVPGCIAATPIEMPIDPVEGIPLEMPLVYFYGHTSPSNNVELYKVLVKELAAILERQFTGNTESRAAGMVINTMGWIEGVGYDLLLHAIRTFQANVVLVLGQEKLCSMLRDVLKGEPKVDVVKLQRSGGVVSRNAKFRQKTRSSRTREYFYGLANDLSPHSNISNFSDLFVYRVGGGPQAPRSALPIGAEPAADPTRVVAVNINRDLLHTVLAVSFAKEPDEIISSNVAGFIYVTDIDIQRKKITYLAPSAGELPSKYLIMGSLTWLET